One Punica granatum isolate Tunisia-2019 chromosome 3, ASM765513v2, whole genome shotgun sequence genomic window carries:
- the LOC116199445 gene encoding TOM1-like protein 5, with protein MAAELVNSATSDKLAEMDWMKNIEICELVARDQRASKDVIKAIKKRLGSTNANIQLYAVLLLEMLMNNIGERIHTQVIESGILPILVKIVKKKTDFPVRERIFLLLDATQTSLGGASGKFPQYYYAYYDLVSAGVKFPQRPQAATSDRPTNQASTKRQAAPASWASENTCSTVDVAYSQDNGTTQHITSQSVPESSIIQKASNAMEVLKEVLDAVDPQNPAAAKDEFTLDLVEQCSFQKQRVMHLVITSRNEKVISQAIKLNDQLQKVLVRHDALVSSRPITSMNHSNNDVVVEEEEEEEPEQLFRRIRKGKACAGPEDEEGSRDKCSPRDLYEPPFQVPAERLNRPLIRPLSLEPNSNSQPPHPPVTIPPPPAKHVEREKFFQENKLHSRNPSSSRSDSLDFSE; from the exons AGATCAAAG GGCGAGCAAAGATGTCATTAAAGCTATCAAGAAAAGGTTGGGCAGTACAAATGCAAATATACAGTTGTATGCAGTTCTG TTGTTGGAGATGCTGATGAACAATATAGGTGAAAGGATCCACACACAAGTGATAGAATCAGGAATTCTCCCTATTCTCGTAAAGATAGTGAAGAAAAAG ACTGATTTCCCCGTTAGAGAGAGgatatttcttcttcttgatgCCACACAGacatctcttggtggtgcttCTGGGAAGTTTCCGCAGTATTACTATGCGTACTATGATTTAGTG AGTGCAGGAGTAAAGTTTCCTCAAAGGCCTCAGGCTGCAACTTCAGATCGTCCAACCAACCAAGCAAGCACTAAGAGACAAGCTGCTCCAGCTTCGTGGGCATCTGAAAATACTTGTTCTACAGTTGACGTGGCCTATTCCCAGGATAATGGGACCACGCAGCATATAACATCACAATCTGTTCCTGAATCAAG TATTATTCAGAAGGCTAGTAATGCAATGGAGGTTTTGAAAGAAGTGCTTGATGCTGTTGACCCTCAAAACCCAGCG GCTGCAAAAGATGAGTTCACCCTTGATCTTGTCGAGCAGTGTTCTTTCCAGAAACAGCGAGTGATGCATCTTGTCATCACATCGAG GAATGAGAAGGTAATTTCTCAAGCAATCAAATTGAATGATCAGCTCCAGAAAGTACTTGTAAGACACGATGCCCTTGTATCAAGCAGACCCATTACAAGCATGAATCATTCCAACAATGACGTAGTggtggaggaggaagaggaagaggaaccAGAGCAACTCTTTCGAAG GATTCGAAAAGGGAAAGCATGCGCAGGGCCTGAAGATGAAGAGGGTAGTAGAGATAAGTGCTCTCCTCGGGATCTGTACGAACCACCCTTTCAGGTACCAGCTGAAAGGCTGAACCGCCCGCTCATACGGCCACTCTCTCTGGAGCCCAACTCAAACTCGCAGCCTCCACATCCGCCTGTCACGATTCCGCCCCCTCCTGCAAAACATGTTGAGAGGGAAAAATTCTTCCAGGAGAATAAGTTACACAGCCGCAACCCGAGCAGCTCTCGCAGTGATAGCTTAGATTTTAGCGAGTGA
- the LOC116199448 gene encoding UDP-glycosyltransferase 88B1-like, whose amino-acid sequence MEEAIALYPGPQFHHVVMMVELGKLIHRHRPGFAFKFLLTNDHTSSPGASSYISGIQSSLPDVSFTHLPPVAPQKCQNEIELAFKTMRLNVHGVSEALRSISLTSRVLALVTSTIYAPYDLLNIPTYYHFTSCASVLSFFLYLPTLHDRTTGSFKDQGDALLTDVPGLPPVRASHMPEPVLDRDNPAYPNFLDFSSSLPRARGIILNTFDSLEPRALRAIADGDCVPSRTTPPVYCIGPLISNTRDRERHASSQGTKQVCITSWLDKQPSGSVVFLCFGTGGAFSEPQLREIATGLERSGHRFLWAVKNPPPDISTEPDLNKLLPEGFLERTEGKGMVVKSWAPQGAVLRHGSVGGFVTHCGWNSVVEAVSSGVPMLAWPLYAEQRMNNVVLVEEFGVAIPVAGDGRGEGEGEVLISAEDVERRVRELMGDGDDGKGRIVRERCKEMRDSAMAAWSHGGSSLSAFSKLLDSWKHGALVVNKANLT is encoded by the exons ATGGAAGAAGCAATCGCCCTTTACCCAGGTCCCCAGTTCCACCATGTGGTGATGATGGTCGAACTCGGGAAGCTAATTCATCGACACCGACCCGGGTTCGCCTTCAAGTTCCTCCTAACAAACGACCACACGAGTTCCCCCGGTGCTTCCTCCTACATCAGCGGCATCCAGTCTTCTCTTCCGGATGTATCCTTCACGCATCTCCCTCCGGTCGCCCCCCAGAAATGCCAGAACGAGATAGAGCTTGCTTTCAAGACCATGCGCCTCAATGTCCATGGAGTCTCCGAAGCTCTTAGGAGCATCTCCCTAACGTCTCGGGTACTCGCCCTTGTGACCTCGACGATCTATGCTCCCTATGACCTCCTAAACATCCCTACTTACTATCACTTCACGTCTTGTGCCTCGGTCCTGAGTTTCTTCTTGTATCTGCCAACCCTTCATGATCGGACAACCGGCAGTTTTAAAGACCAAGGCGATGCCCTGCTCACGGACGTTCCTGGCCTGCCTCCAGTCCGGGCTTCCCACATGCCGGAGCCGGTGCTGGACCGCGACAACCCCGCTTATCCCAACTTCCTTGATTTCTCTTCCTCCTTGCCTAGGGCTCGGGGGATCATCCTGAACACGTTCGACTCCCTCGAGCCTAGAGCCCTCCGAGCTATTGCTGACGGCGACTGCGTTCCAAGCAGAACGACACCTCCTGTCTACTGCATCGGTCCGCTGATCTCTAACACAAGAGATCGGGAACGTCACGCTTCTTCACAG GGCACTAAACAAGTCTGCATTACTT CGTGGCTCGATAAGCAGCCGAGCGGAAGCGTGGTGTTCCTATGCTTTGGGACTGGAGGAGCGTTCTCGGAGCCACAACTGCGGGAAATAGCCACGGGCTTGGAGAGGAGCGGCCACAGATTCCTATGGGCGGTGAAGAACCCACCACCGGACATATCCACTGAGCCCGACCTCAACAAGCTCTTGCCAGAGGGGTTCCTGGAGAGGACGGAGGGGAAGGGCATGGTGGTGAAGTCGTGGGCTCCACAAGGCGCGGTCCTAAGGCACGGGTCGGTGGGAGGGTTCGTGACGCACTGCGGGTGGAACTCGGTGGTGGAGGCAGTGAGCTCCGGGGTGCCAATGCTGGCGTGGCCGCTGTACGCTGAACAGCGGATGAACAACGTAGTATTGGTGGAGGAATTCGGGGTCGCAATACCGGTGGCAGGCGATGGGCGGGGggaaggagagggagaggtGCTGATCAGTGCAGAGGACGTGGAGAGGAGAGTGAGGGAGCTCATGGGGGATGGTGATGATGGGAAGGGTAGGATTGTGAGAGAGAGGTGTAAAGAGATGAGAGACTCGGCCATGGCTGCTTGGAGCCATGGCGGGTCATCCCTCTCTGCCTTCTCCAAGCTGTTGGACTCATGGAAGCATGGTGCTTTAGTTGTAAATAAAGCtaatttaacttaa
- the LOC116199085 gene encoding defensin-like protein 1, producing MEMKRSMGLFLMLLIVLASQEAVMPTEARICESKSHRFRGVCMSNSNCASVCHNEGFPGGRCRGVRKRCFCTKVC from the exons ATGGAGATGAAGAGGTCCATGGGTCTGTTCTTGATGCTGCTCATTGTCTTGGCTTCCC AAGAGGCGGTGATGCCGACGGAAGCGAGGATATGCGAGTCGAAGAGCCACAGGTTCCGTGGGGTCTGCATGAGCAACAGCAACTGTGCCAGTGTCTGTCACAACGAGGGCTTCCCTGGTGGCCGATGTCGGGGCGTCCGCAAACGCTGCTTCTGCACCAAGGTCTGTTGA
- the LOC116199470 gene encoding ferrochelatase-2, chloroplastic — protein MNTAAPSSSSSSCIPAASRNPNLNLLLSRSLLPRAVCSFPSHKNGSRCTGLQLEASSSSSGSFQGLPRNCVVGRYAAEPLGAVATSDAPGATSPSVVGEDKIGVLLLNLGGPETLDDVQPFLFNLFADPDIIRLPRLFRFLQKPLAQFISVLRAPKSKEGYASIGGGSPLRQITDAQAEELRKSLWAKDVPAKVYVGMRYWHPFTEEAIEQIKRDGITKLVVLPLYPQFSISTSGSSLRLLESIFREDEYLVNMQHTIIPSWYQREGYIKAMANLIEQELKTFDNPEKVVIFFSAHGVPLAYVEEAGDPYKAEMEECVDLIMEELEKRKFINAYTLAYQSRVGPVEWLKPYTDETIIDLGRKGVKSLLAVPISFVSEHIETLEEIDVEYKELALSSGIEKWGRVPALGCEPTFISDLADAVIESLPYVGAMAVSNLEARQSLVPLGSVEELLAAYDSQRRELPPPVTVWEWGWTKSAETWNGRAAMLAVLVLLVLEVTTGEGFLHQWGVLPLFR, from the exons ATGAACACCGCCgcaccttcttcttcctcgtcCTCCTGCATCCCGGCCGCATCCCGCAACCCCAACCTCAATCTCTTGCT TAGCAGGTCACTGCTGCCCCGCGCTGTCTGCAGTTTCCCCTCCCACAAGAATGGCAGCCGATGCACGGGCCTCCAGTtggaagcttcttcttcttcttcgggcAGTTTTCAGGGTCTTCCGAGGAACTGCGTTGTGGGCAGATATGCTGCTGAACCATTGGGAGCTGTGGCCACCTCAGATGCTCCCGGAGCCACCTCCCCCTCGGTGGTCGGCGAAGACAAGATTGGAGTGCTGTTGCTGAACCTCGGAGGCCCCGAAACTCTCGACGATGTCCAGCCTTTCCTCTTCAATCTTTTCGCTGATCCC GACATCATTAGACTGCCGCGGTTGTTTCGATTCCTTCAGAAGCCTTTGGCGCAGTTCATTTCTGTTCTTAGGGCCCCCAAGAGTAAAGAAGGCTATGCATCCATCGGTGGCGGATCCCCTCTTCGTCAGATAACCGATGCACAG GCTGAAGAGCTGAGGAAGTCTCTTTGGGCAAAGGACGTTCCCGCCAAGGTATATGTAGGCATGCGGTATTGGCACCCATTCACCGAAGAGGCCATTGAGCAG ATAAAAAGAGATGGAATAACAAAGCTTGTTGTGCTTCCACTTTATCCACAATTTTCAATATCAACTAGTGGTTCGAGCCTTCGGCTCTTGGAGAGTATATTTAG GGAAGATGAATATCTAGTAAACATGCAGCACACAATTATACCTTCCTGGTACCAGCGGGAGGGATATATCAAGGCCATGGCAAATCTAATTGAACAGGAGTTGAAAACTTTTGACAATCCTGAGAAG GTGGTGATATTCTTCAGCGCTCATGGAGTGCCACTTGCATATGTGGAAGAGGCTGGTGATCCATACAAGGCAGAAATGGAAGAATGTGTGGATCTGATAATGGAAGAGctggaaaaaaggaaattcatCAACGCCTACACTCTTGCTTATCAG AGCAGAGTTGGACCAGTGGAATGGTTAAAACCATACACAGATGAGACAATTATCGATCTCGGGCGGAAAGGAGTCAAAAGCCTGTTAGCTGTCCCAATTAG TTTTGTCAGCGAGCACATAGAAACCCTTGAGGAAATCGATGTAGAGTACAAAGAGTTGGCTTTGAGCTCGGGCATAGAGAAGTGGGGCCGTGTTCCTGCTCTAGGATGCGAACCCACCTTTATTTCGGACTTAGCAGATGCTGTAATTGAAAGTCTCCCCTATGTTGGTGCCATGGCAGTTTCGAACCTTGAAGCTCGGCAG TCATTGGTTCCACTCGGTAGTGTGGAGGAGTTGTTGGCGGCATATGATTCACAGCGAAGGGAGCTCCCACCGCCTGTGACGGTTTGGGAATGGGGATGGACAAAGAGTGCGGAAACATGGAATGGGAGGGCAGCTATGTTAGCAGTGCTCGTATTATTGGTCCTCGAAGTCACCACAGGAGAGGGCTTCTTGCATCAATGGGGAGTGTTGCCTTTGTTCCGTTGA
- the LOC116199471 gene encoding serine/threonine-protein kinase SRK2A-like, producing the protein MEKYEVVKDLGAGNFGVARLMRHKDTKELVAMKYIERGHKIDENVAREIINHRSLRHPNIIRFKEVVLTPTHLAIVMEYAAGGELFERICSAGRFSEDEARYFFQQLTSGVNYCHSMQICHRDLKLENTLLDGSPAPRLKICDFGYSKSSVLHSRPKSTVGTPAYIAPEVLSRREYDGKLADVWSCGVTLYVMLVGAYPFEDHADPKNFRKTIQRIMAVQYKIPDYVHISQDCKHMLSRIFVANPSRRITIKEIKKHPWFLKNLPRDLTESAQAVYYQGQGDNQSFSRQSIEEIMKIVGEARNPSPSSKPSKGFGWGGAANEDEEDLEEEIDEEDDGEDEYDKRVKEVRASGEFQIS; encoded by the exons ATGGAGAAGTACGAGGTGGTGAAGGATTTGGGCGCGGGAAACTTCGGGGTGGCGAGACTGATGCGCCACAAGGACACTAAGGAACTTGTCGCCATGAAGTACATCGAGCGCGGCCACAAG ATAGATGAGAATGTGGCAAGGGAGATCATAAACCACAGATCCCTTCGGCACCCGAACATCATCCGATTCAAGGAG GTCGTCTTGACTCCGACGCATCTGGCGATAGTGATGGAGTACGCCGCTGGGGGAGAGCTCTTCGAACGTATCTGCAGTGCCGGTCGTTTCAGTGAAGATGAG GCAAGATACTTCTTCCAGCAGCTGACCTCGGGAGTCAATTACTGTCACTCTATG CAAATATGCCATCGAGATCTGAAGCTCGAGAACACCCTCCTAGATGGAAGCCCTGCTCCCCGATTAAAGATCTGCGATTTTGGCTACTCTAAG TCATCTGTGCTCCATTCTCGACCCAAATCTACAGTCGGGACCCCCGCATacattgcaccagaagttcTTTCTCGCCGAGAATATGATGGCAAG TTAGCAGATGTTTGGTCCTGTGGGGTGACTCTGTATGTCATGCTGGTGGGAGCATACCCTTTTGAAGATCACGCGGACCCAAAGAATTTCAGGAAGACAATTCAG AGGATCATGGCTGTTCAGTACAAGATTCCTGACTACGTCCACATATCGCAAGATTGCAAGCATATGCTATCCCGCATATTCGTTGCGAATCCTTCCAGG AGGATAACTATCAAGGAAATCAAGAAACACCcgtggttcttgaagaacttgCCGAGGGACCTGACAGAATCAGCTCAGGCCGTCTACTATCAGGGACAGGGAGACAACCAAAGCTTCTCAAGGCAGAGCATCGAAGAGATTATGAAGATCGTGGGGGAGGCCAGGAACCCTTCTCCCTCTTCGAAACCCAGCAAGGGATTCGGGTGGGGAGGAGCAGCCAACGAAGATGAGGAAGACCTGGAGGAGGAAATAGATGAAGAAGacgatggggaagatgagtaTGACAAGAGGGTCAAGGAAGTCCGTGCCAGTGGGGAGTTTCAGATCAGTTAG